The following proteins are co-located in the Calliphora vicina chromosome 2, idCalVici1.1, whole genome shotgun sequence genome:
- the LOC135950923 gene encoding probable serine/threonine-protein kinase clkA, which yields NNNNNNNNNNNNNNNNNNNNNNNNNNNNNNNNNNNNNNNNNNNNNNNNNNNNNNNNNNNNNNNNNNNNNNNNNNNNNNNNNNNNNNNNNNNNNNNNNNNNNNNNNNNNNNNNNNNNNNNNNNNNNNNNNNNNNNNNNNNNNNNNNNNNNNNNNNNNNNNNNNNNNNNNNNNNNNNNNNNNNNNNNNNNNNNNNNNNNNNNNNNNNNNNNNNNNNNNNNNNNNNNNNNNNNNNNNNNNNNNNNNNNNNNNNNNNNNNNNNNNNNNNNNNNNNNNNNNNNN from the coding sequence aataataataataataataataataataataataataataataataataataataataataataataataataataataataataataataataataataataataataataataataataataataataataataataataataataataataataataataataataataataataataataataataataataataataataataataataataataataataataataataataataataataataataataataataataataataataataataataataataataataataataataataataataataataataataataataataataataataataataataataataataataataataataataataataataataataataataataataataataataataataataataataataataataataataataataataataataataataataataataataataataacaataataataataataataataataataataataataataataataataataataataataataataataataataataataataataataataataataataataataataataataataataataataataataataataataataataataataataataataataataataataataataataataataataataataataataataataataataataataataataataataataataataataataataataataataataataataataataataataataataataataataataataataataataataataataataataataataataataataataataat
- the LOC135950925 gene encoding uncharacterized protein DDB_G0287625-like has protein sequence NNNNNNNNNNNNNNNNNNNNNNNNNNNNNNNNNNNNNNNNNNNNNNNNNNNNNNNNNNNNNNNNNNNNNNNNNNNNNNNNNNNNNNNNNNNNNNNNNNNNNNNNNNNNNNNNNNNNNNNNNNNNNNNNNNNNNNNNNNNNNNNNNNNNNNNNNNNNNNNNNNNNNNNNNNNNNNNNNNNNNNNNNNNNNNNNNNN, from the coding sequence aataataataataataataataataataataataataataataataataataataataataataataataataataataataataataataataataataataataataataataataataataataataataataataataataataataataataataataataataataataataataataataataataataataataataataataataataataataataataataataataataataataataataataataataataataataataataataataataataataataataataataataataataataataataataataataataataataataataataataataataataataataataataataataataataataataataataataataataataataataataataataataataataataataataataataataataataataataataataataataataataataataataataataataataataataataataataataataataataataataataataataataataataataataataataataataataataataataat